The proteins below come from a single Acaryochloris sp. CCMEE 5410 genomic window:
- a CDS encoding type II toxin-antitoxin system VapC family toxin, translated as MATKTKAYVDTSAFIAFLDRSDTYHPLFRRLFADPPPLITTPLVIAEGHGWFLKRYDRTRALQFMAMVEVLSPLQIIDVGLQEQKGAVELLRKFSDQDLGIYK; from the coding sequence ATGGCCACAAAGACTAAGGCATACGTTGATACTTCCGCGTTTATTGCTTTTCTGGACCGTTCCGATACGTACCACCCTTTATTTCGACGGCTGTTTGCTGACCCACCGCCACTGATTACTACGCCTCTTGTGATTGCGGAAGGACATGGTTGGTTTCTTAAGCGATATGATCGGACGCGAGCTTTGCAGTTTATGGCAATGGTGGAAGTTTTGTCGCCTCTTCAAATTATCGATGTGGGTCTTCAGGAGCAAAAGGGTGCTGTAGAACTCCTGCGCAAATTTTCAGATCAGGATTTAG